GATGCGTAGGCTTTTAGAGGGTGAACAGCAATGATTCACGAAATTCTCAAAATGGGCGACCCGCGTCTGTTGCGCATGGCGAAACCGGTGGACAGGTTCAATACGCCGGAATTGCATCAACTGATCCAAGACATGTTCGAGACGATGCGCGCAGCCAACGGCGCGGGATTGGCCGCGCCGCAGATCGGCGTGGATCTGCAAGTCGTGATCTTTGGCTTCGGGCAGAACGCGCGCTATCCGGATGCGCCGGCCGTACCGGAGACCGTGCTGATCAACCCGATGATCACCCCCGTTTCGCTGGACATGGAAGAAGGATGGGAGGGCTGCCTGTCGGTGCCGGGACTGCGGGGCATTGTCAGCCGCCTGTCGATGATCCGCTATGAAGGTCATGACCAGTACGGCCAGCCGATCGACCGTATCGCCGAGGGGTTTCATGCGCGGGTAGTGCAGCATGAGTGCGATCATTTGATCGGCAGGCTGTATCCGATGCGCATTACCGATTTTTCGAACTTCGGTTTCACCAAAGTGCTGTTCCCGGACCTGGATCCTTTGTCCGACGATTGACACAGGCCCG
This sequence is a window from Mycetohabitans rhizoxinica HKI 454. Protein-coding genes within it:
- the def gene encoding peptide deformylase — protein: MIHEILKMGDPRLLRMAKPVDRFNTPELHQLIQDMFETMRAANGAGLAAPQIGVDLQVVIFGFGQNARYPDAPAVPETVLINPMITPVSLDMEEGWEGCLSVPGLRGIVSRLSMIRYEGHDQYGQPIDRIAEGFHARVVQHECDHLIGRLYPMRITDFSNFGFTKVLFPDLDPLSDD